One window of the Brevundimonas goettingensis genome contains the following:
- a CDS encoding tetratricopeptide repeat-containing sulfotransferase family protein has product MSVEAETLLRQAQSHKAAGRPAEAAEAYGALLALRPNMPDTWFNLAMMQRQAGRPAAALGAYQEALDRRISGPEEVHLNRAVIYSDDLGQADAAEAELKTALAIQPAYLAAWLNLGNLYEDKGERDQARSAYRRALDLAPPQAAPLALARLANATRFTDAADPLIEAMGLLLAQAGASDASRAEVGYALGRALDEVQSYDQAFAAYAEANAASRRATGATYDRAAQEAFVDRSIATFPKPVPTVWDPTGAPVFILGMFRSGSTLVERILAAHDGVTSGGELALTPRIVSAIAPYPEAAGEASPATAAGWRKSYLDQLHAARPGAALVTDKRPDNFLHIGLIKTMFPDAKIIHTVRQPLDMILSNWFLHLDASMAYAMDLEDAAHWYGQHERLMAHWKSLYPDILTVDYDALVADPRPEIERVLTYCGLDWQDQVMEFHKAGGAVRTASVWQIREPLYRKSSGRWRNYESHLGGLRGLLGE; this is encoded by the coding sequence GTGTCGGTTGAGGCGGAGACCCTGCTGCGGCAGGCGCAGTCACACAAGGCGGCGGGACGGCCGGCCGAGGCGGCGGAGGCCTATGGGGCCCTGCTGGCCCTGCGGCCCAATATGCCCGACACCTGGTTCAACCTGGCCATGATGCAGCGCCAGGCGGGCCGCCCCGCCGCCGCCCTGGGCGCCTATCAGGAGGCGTTGGATCGCCGCATCAGCGGGCCGGAAGAGGTCCACCTGAACCGCGCGGTCATCTATTCAGACGATCTGGGACAGGCGGATGCGGCCGAGGCCGAGCTGAAGACCGCACTGGCTATCCAGCCCGCCTATCTGGCCGCCTGGCTGAATCTCGGCAATCTGTATGAGGACAAGGGCGAACGGGATCAGGCGCGGTCGGCCTATCGCCGCGCGCTCGACCTGGCCCCGCCCCAGGCCGCGCCCCTGGCCCTGGCGCGCCTCGCCAACGCCACCCGCTTCACCGACGCCGCCGATCCCCTGATCGAAGCGATGGGGCTCCTTCTGGCGCAGGCCGGTGCGTCCGACGCCTCCCGGGCCGAGGTCGGCTATGCGCTCGGCCGGGCCCTGGATGAGGTCCAGTCGTACGATCAGGCCTTCGCCGCCTATGCCGAGGCCAATGCCGCCAGCCGCAGGGCGACCGGCGCGACCTACGACCGCGCCGCCCAGGAAGCCTTCGTCGACCGCTCGATCGCGACCTTCCCCAAACCCGTTCCGACCGTCTGGGATCCGACCGGCGCCCCGGTCTTCATCCTGGGCATGTTCCGCTCGGGATCGACCCTGGTGGAGCGGATTCTGGCGGCCCATGACGGCGTGACGTCCGGCGGCGAGCTGGCGCTGACGCCGCGCATCGTCTCGGCCATCGCCCCCTATCCGGAAGCCGCCGGAGAGGCCTCGCCGGCCACGGCGGCCGGCTGGCGCAAATCCTATCTGGACCAGCTCCACGCCGCCCGTCCGGGCGCGGCTCTGGTCACCGACAAGCGGCCTGACAACTTCCTGCACATCGGCCTGATCAAGACGATGTTCCCGGATGCGAAGATCATCCACACGGTCCGCCAGCCGCTCGACATGATCCTGTCCAACTGGTTCCTGCATCTTGACGCGTCGATGGCCTATGCGATGGATCTGGAAGACGCCGCCCACTGGTACGGCCAGCACGAGCGGCTGATGGCCCATTGGAAGTCGCTGTATCCCGACATCCTGACCGTCGACTATGACGCCCTGGTCGCCGATCCGCGTCCGGAGATCGAGCGTGTGCTGACCTACTGCGGCCTCGACTGGCAGGATCAGGTGATGGAATTCCACAAGGCCGGCGGCGCCGTGCGCACCGCCAGCGTCTGGCAAATCCGCGAACCCCTCTATCGCAAATCCTCGGGCCGGTGGCGGAACTACGAGAGCCATCTCGGCGGCCTGAGAGGGCTGCTGGGGGAATGA
- a CDS encoding DUF5655 domain-containing protein yields MSTPAEALATQIRNIETKTGQTLTQIRAAVAGSGKVKHGEVRTWLMETFGLGYGDANTLAHAAAGAMDGPAPSANDALDEIYSGKKAHLRAVHEAVMAVLAPFGEFEVSPKKGYVALRRKKQFAMLGPKTAERAELGINLKTDIASDRILAQKPGGMCQFAVALTGPGDVDAEVAAALRQAFDAAG; encoded by the coding sequence ATGAGCACGCCCGCAGAGGCACTGGCGACCCAGATCCGCAATATCGAGACGAAGACCGGCCAGACCCTGACGCAGATTCGCGCCGCGGTCGCCGGCTCAGGCAAGGTCAAACACGGCGAGGTCCGGACCTGGCTGATGGAGACGTTCGGGCTCGGCTATGGCGACGCCAACACCCTGGCCCACGCCGCCGCCGGCGCCATGGACGGCCCAGCGCCGTCGGCCAATGACGCCCTCGACGAAATCTACTCCGGCAAGAAGGCGCATCTGCGCGCCGTCCATGAGGCGGTCATGGCGGTGCTGGCGCCGTTCGGCGAGTTCGAGGTGTCGCCGAAGAAGGGGTACGTCGCCCTGCGCCGCAAGAAGCAGTTCGCCATGCTGGGTCCGAAGACGGCCGAACGGGCCGAACTCGGCATCAACCTGAAAACCGATATCGCCAGCGATCGCATCCTTGCCCAGAAGCCCGGCGGCATGTGCCAGTTCGCGGTCGCCCTGACCGGCCCCGGGGATGTCGATGCAGAGGTCGCCGCCGCGCTCAGACAGGCGTTCGACGCGGCGGGCTAG
- a CDS encoding NAD-dependent epimerase/dehydratase family protein, whose protein sequence is MTVIVTGAAGFVGMHVAERLLQRGESVIGVDVFNAYYDPALKEARAERLAAFPAFRMERADIADEAAMRALVAESGAKRVVHLAAQAGVRYSIEHPFAYEHSNLKGHLSLLEACRHAKVDHLVYASSSSVYGDRPLEGAGFREDDPTVSPVSLYAATKRSCELLSQSYATLYGFPQSGLRFFTVYGPMGRPDMAYFSFTEKIMRGEPIEVYGNGEMARDFTYIDDIVDGILGVLDNPPSEGGHEVYNIGDSKPVGLMDMIQTLEKALGREAIKIMRPMQPGDVTATYANVSKLHKLTGYEPRVLLSEGLPRFVEWWRSWNGRNATGPQ, encoded by the coding sequence ATGACCGTCATCGTCACCGGCGCCGCCGGCTTCGTCGGCATGCATGTCGCGGAACGCCTGCTCCAGCGCGGCGAGAGCGTCATCGGGGTCGACGTCTTCAACGCCTACTACGACCCGGCGCTGAAAGAGGCCCGGGCCGAACGGCTGGCCGCCTTCCCGGCCTTCCGCATGGAGCGGGCCGACATCGCCGACGAGGCCGCCATGCGCGCCCTGGTCGCCGAGAGCGGGGCGAAGCGGGTCGTGCACCTCGCGGCCCAGGCCGGGGTCCGCTACTCGATCGAACACCCGTTCGCCTATGAGCATTCCAATCTGAAGGGGCATCTGTCCCTGCTTGAGGCCTGCCGCCACGCGAAGGTGGACCATCTGGTCTACGCCTCATCCAGCTCGGTCTACGGCGATCGACCGCTAGAGGGCGCAGGCTTCCGTGAAGACGATCCGACGGTGTCGCCGGTGTCCCTCTACGCCGCCACCAAGCGGTCGTGCGAGCTGCTCAGCCAGAGCTACGCGACCCTCTACGGCTTCCCGCAGTCGGGTCTGCGCTTCTTCACCGTCTATGGACCGATGGGGCGGCCGGACATGGCCTATTTCAGCTTCACCGAGAAGATCATGCGCGGCGAGCCGATCGAGGTCTACGGCAACGGCGAGATGGCGCGGGACTTCACCTATATCGACGATATCGTCGACGGCATCCTGGGCGTGCTCGACAACCCGCCGTCCGAGGGTGGGCATGAGGTCTACAACATTGGGGACTCCAAGCCCGTCGGCCTGATGGACATGATCCAGACCCTGGAGAAGGCTCTCGGCCGCGAGGCGATCAAGATCATGCGCCCGATGCAGCCGGGTGACGTCACCGCCACCTATGCCAACGTGTCCAAGCTCCACAAGCTGACCGGCTATGAGCCCAGGGTGCTGTTGTCCGAAGGCCTGCCGCGCTTCGTCGAGTGGTGGCGCAGCTGGAACGGCCGGAACGCCACGGGCCCGCAATGA
- a CDS encoding phospholipase C/P1 nuclease family protein, giving the protein MKRFALAAVAMLAVAVPAAQVDAWGSTGHRLVGVAAVRALPDSLPAFIRGMDAAAEVGEISREPDRSKGGGEPHDRERDTAHFVDLDDTGHIMNANGMSIDDLPELKSEYDAQLLAAGIKVNDAGYLPYAIMDGWQQLVRDFAYWRVLNAIEQRETDPAKRAWYREDRLRREALTRRDMGVLSHYVGDASQPLHMSIHFNGWGDYPNPEGFTNSRRTHSMFEGGYIRRNVRLDAVEAAMPAPALEGFQMKPSIVAYLKAGVGQVIPFYQLEKAGAFAEGDARGAAFATERVAAGAAELRDLTILAWQASETASVGWPAVKVADVQSGAVDPWASMYGED; this is encoded by the coding sequence ATGAAACGCTTCGCCCTTGCCGCCGTCGCCATGCTGGCCGTGGCGGTTCCCGCCGCCCAGGTCGACGCCTGGGGATCGACCGGTCACCGGCTGGTCGGGGTGGCGGCTGTGCGGGCCCTGCCGGACAGCCTGCCGGCCTTCATCCGCGGCATGGACGCCGCCGCCGAGGTGGGCGAGATCTCGCGCGAACCCGACCGCTCCAAGGGCGGCGGGGAGCCGCACGACCGCGAGCGCGACACGGCCCATTTCGTCGATCTGGACGACACGGGCCACATCATGAACGCCAACGGCATGTCCATCGACGACCTGCCCGAGCTGAAGTCCGAATACGACGCCCAGCTGCTGGCCGCCGGGATCAAGGTCAATGACGCAGGCTACCTGCCCTATGCCATCATGGACGGCTGGCAGCAGCTGGTGCGCGACTTCGCCTACTGGCGCGTGCTCAACGCCATCGAGCAGCGCGAGACCGACCCGGCCAAACGCGCCTGGTATCGTGAGGACCGTCTGCGTCGCGAGGCCCTGACCCGTCGCGACATGGGCGTCCTGTCCCACTATGTCGGCGACGCGTCCCAGCCCCTGCACATGTCGATCCACTTCAACGGGTGGGGCGATTATCCGAACCCGGAAGGTTTCACCAACTCGCGCCGGACCCACTCGATGTTCGAGGGCGGATACATCCGTCGCAACGTCCGTTTGGACGCTGTCGAGGCGGCCATGCCGGCTCCGGCGCTGGAAGGCTTCCAGATGAAGCCCTCGATCGTCGCCTATCTGAAGGCGGGCGTGGGCCAGGTCATCCCCTTCTACCAGCTGGAGAAGGCCGGCGCCTTCGCCGAAGGCGATGCGCGCGGCGCGGCCTTCGCGACCGAGCGGGTGGCGGCGGGCGCGGCCGAGCTGCGTGACCTGACCATCCTGGCCTGGCAGGCGTCCGAAACCGCCAGCGTCGGCTGGCCGGCGGTCAAGGTCGCGGACGTCCAGAGCGGCGCGGTCGATCCGTGGGCGTCGATGTACGGCGAGGACTGA
- a CDS encoding RNA methyltransferase, whose protein sequence is MAENIGAVARVMANFGLDQLRLVAPRDGWPQERAWATASGADWVLEGVRVFDTVADAIADLNTVFATTARPRETRQPVRTPREATRVLYDDRASGLQIGLLFGAERAGLETTDIALCQGIVTIPIDPRHQSLNLAQAVAINAYEWRTLVLDAPPPGFREGEPPAPGELQLGMYEHLEKELDAAGFFHPPEKFRSMSQNLRVMLGRAAFTAQEVATFRGVITALSKGRGRVLERLAKEKAAKG, encoded by the coding sequence ATGGCCGAGAACATCGGCGCGGTCGCCCGCGTCATGGCCAATTTCGGGCTCGATCAACTGCGCCTCGTCGCGCCGCGCGACGGATGGCCGCAGGAGCGCGCCTGGGCCACGGCCTCGGGCGCCGACTGGGTGCTGGAGGGCGTGCGGGTGTTCGACACGGTCGCTGACGCCATCGCCGATCTGAACACCGTCTTCGCCACAACGGCCCGCCCGCGCGAGACCCGCCAGCCGGTCCGCACCCCGCGCGAGGCCACCCGCGTCCTCTATGACGACCGCGCCTCGGGGCTTCAGATCGGCCTTCTGTTCGGCGCCGAGCGGGCGGGGCTTGAGACCACCGACATCGCCCTGTGCCAGGGGATCGTCACCATCCCCATCGACCCGCGCCACCAGAGCCTGAATCTGGCCCAGGCGGTCGCGATCAATGCCTATGAGTGGCGCACCCTGGTGCTGGATGCCCCGCCGCCGGGCTTCCGCGAGGGCGAGCCGCCGGCCCCGGGCGAGCTGCAACTGGGCATGTACGAACATCTGGAGAAGGAGCTGGACGCCGCCGGTTTCTTCCACCCGCCCGAGAAGTTTCGGTCCATGAGCCAGAACCTGCGCGTCATGCTGGGCCGCGCCGCCTTCACCGCCCAGGAGGTCGCCACCTTCCGCGGCGTGATCACCGCCCTGTCGAAGGGCAGGGGCCGGGTGCTGGAGCGGCTGGCGAAGGAGAAGGCGGCGAAGGGCTAG